The following coding sequences lie in one Bos indicus isolate NIAB-ARS_2022 breed Sahiwal x Tharparkar chromosome 12, NIAB-ARS_B.indTharparkar_mat_pri_1.0, whole genome shotgun sequence genomic window:
- the GPR12 gene encoding G-protein coupled receptor 12 — MNEDPKVNVSGLPPEFVDAGASGNISAEVSSQVPVLQPEPELVVNPWDIVLCTSGTLISCENAIVVLIIFHNPSLRAPMFLLIGSLALADLLAGIGLIVNFVFAYLLQSEATKLVTIGLIVASFSASVCSLLAITVDRYLSLYYALTYHSERTVTFTYVMLFMLWGTSICLGLLPVLGWNCLRDESTCSVVRPLTKNNAAILSVSFLFTFALMLQLYIQICKIVMRHAHQIALQHHFLATSHYVTTRKGISTLAIILGTFAACWMPFTLYSLIADYTYPSIYTYATLLPATYNSIINPVIYAFRNQEIQKALCLVCCGCVPPSLSQRARSPSDV; from the coding sequence ATGAATGAAGACCCGAAAGTCAATGTAAGCGGGCTGCCTCCGGAGTTTGTAGATGCCGGTGCCTCCGGGAACATCTCGGCGGAGGTCTCCTCCCAGGTCCCTGTCCTGCAGCCGGAGCCGGAGCTGGTGGTTAACCCCTGGGACATTGTCTTATGTACCTCgggaaccctcatctcctgcgaAAATGCCATCGTGGTCCTTATCATCTTCCATAACCCCAGCCTGCGGGCACCCATGTTTCTGCTGATAGGCAGCCTGGCGCTTGCAGACCTGCTGGCCGGCATCGGACTCATTGTCAATTTCGTGTTTGCCTACCTGCTTCAGTCAGAGGCCACCAAGCTGGTCACCATCGGACTCATCGTGGCCTCTTTCTCTGCCTCCGTCTGCAGCTTGCTGGCCATCACGGTTGACCGCTACCTCTCCCTGTATTACGCCCTGACCTACCACTCAGAGAGGACGGTCACGTTTACCTACGTCATGCTCTTCATGCTCTGGGGGACCTCCATCTGCCTGGGCCTGCTGCCGGTCCTGGGCTGGAACTGCCTGCGGGACGAGTCCACCTGCAGCGTGGTCAGGCCTCTCACCAAGAACAACGCTGCCATCctgtctgtctccttcctcttcacCTTCGCACTCATGCTGCAGCTCTACATCCAGATCTGTAAGATCGTCATGCGGCACGCCCATCAGATCGCCCTGCAGCACCACTTCCTGGCCACCTCACACTACGTGACCACCCGGAAGGGGATCTCCACCCTGGCCATCATCCTGGGGACCTTCGCTGCTTGCTGGATGCCTTTCACCCTCTACTCCTTGATCGCTGATTACACGTACCCCTCCATCTACACCTACGCCACCCTCCTGCCCGCCACCTACAACTCCATCATCAACCCCGTCATATATGCTTTCAGAAACCAGGAGATCCAGAAGGCCCTCTGCCTCGTGTGCTGTGGCTGCGTCCCACCCAGCCTGTCCCAGAGAGCGCGGTCGCCCAGCGACGTGTAG